A window of Pomacea canaliculata isolate SZHN2017 linkage group LG3, ASM307304v1, whole genome shotgun sequence contains these coding sequences:
- the LOC112560185 gene encoding metalloprotease mig-17-like: protein MPQTDISIKRPVLGGSPQWLEQEVDTERVLRRKRDSTKTEYYLDIIVALDYSFYKYWLNRANNVETTAVTNMKEYIAYIFNGINARYKSITTLPFNINILLRGYVIAKNASDSPWTEEIKETSSDRVQVNAITMLSRLQDYVKTKSNLPSCDHVVGFTDYDLFSDDSGFRFNNTAGFANVGAMCYPNGASVSVVEDHGGYQSETTATHELGHSLGALHDGNGNNCSSADRYIMSTGSQLENDANKYNPWHFSNCSIQYFQNFINKLIADKLENTCLQQKLGQQDVPTVAGLPGYLHGPDEQCRQIYGNASYLCRGTAFTANPEDICVAMFCHLPDTNLSCALTTAASGTCCNTGKWCIDGQCVKSPNATSCYMSASCPFGQRQGVVFDGRRCDELESGYCYQSALRGICCEMCDKQFRNITGCQYGDKVTGCRSDYCDTADKKEECCGTCSYQTSPSTLHTTALPTSNRTTTTNTTKTSSQANTTTKTTKTSSAANPTTTTTTTKTSSSTTPTTTTGIKTTTRGSSTNPPTVAIPVVTCRIIPDLSRSVGPGASCKACL, encoded by the exons GACCGGTGCTGGGAGGATCACCACAATGGCTGGAGCAGGAGGTGGACACAGAGAGAGTTCTGAGACGGAAGAGGGACTCCACCAAAACTGAGTACTACCTGGACATCATTGTTGCCCTAGACTACAGCTTCTACAAGTA CTGGCTGAATCGAGCAAACAATGTGGAAACAACTGCAGTGACGAACATGAAGGAGTACATCGCTTATATCTTCAACGGG ATCAATGCCCGATACAAATCGATCACAACTCTTCCTTTTAACATCAACATTTTACTGCGGGGATATGTTATCGCCAAG AACGCAAGCGACTCGCCGtggacagaagaaataaaagagacgAGCTCTGACAGGGTTCAGGTCAACGCGATCACGATGTTGTCCAGGTTACAGGACTACGTCAAGACCAAAAGTAACCTGCCGTCGTGCGACCACGTAGTAGGATTTACAGA CTATGACCTGTTCAGTGATGACAGCGGCTTCCGATTCAATAATACAGCAG gttTTGCTAACGTGGGAGCCATGTGCTACCCTAACGGCGCTAGCGTCTCCGTTGTGGAGGACCATGGCGGGTATCAAAGCGAGACAACTGCTACACACGAGCTAGGACATAG CCTCGGTGCCCTGCACGATGGAAACGGAAACAACTGTTCGTCTGCCGACAGATATATCATGTCTACAGGATCGCAACTGGAAAACGATGCCAACAAATACAATCCTTGGCACTTCTCTAACTGCTCTATTCAGTATTTCCAGAACTTCATTAACAAACTCATCGCCGACAA GTTGGAGAACACTTGTCTGCAGCAGAAGTTGGGTCAGCAAGATGTACCCACTGTCGCAGGGCTACCCGGGTACCTGCACGGTCCTGATGAACAGTGTCGACAGATCTACGGAAACGCCTCCTACCTCTGTCGG GGTACAGCGTTTACAGCAAACCCAGAGGACATCTGTGTTGCAATGTTTTGCCATCTGCCCGACACCAATCTGTCCTGCGCCCTGACCACTGCTGCCTCAGGCACGTGCTGCAATACTGGCAAG TGGTGCATAGACGGTCAGTGTGTGAAGTCTCCAAACGCCACATCCTGCTACATGAGTG CCTCCTGTCCCTTTGGCCAGAGGCAAGGTGTGGTCTTCGATGGCAGAAGGTGCGATGAGCTGGAGTCAGGCTACTGCTACCAAAGCGCCCTCCGCGGGATCTGCTGCGAGATGTGCGACAAGCAGTTTAGGAACATTACAG GCTGCCAATATGGAGATAAAGTTACTGGGTGTCGTAGTGATTACTGCGACACCGCTGACAAAAAGGAGGAGTGTTGCGGGACATGCAGCTACCAAACCTCGCCATCAACTCTACATACTACAGCGCTACCTACATCGAACCGCACCACCACTACTAACACGACAAAAACGAGTTCACAAGCCAACACCACCActaaaaccacaaaaacaagcTCAGCAGCgaaccccaccaccactactaccacgaCAAAAACGAGTTCATCAACGACACCGACGACAACAACGGGAATCAAGACAACCACCCGAGGAAGTTCAACAAACCCCCCAACCGTCGCTATCCCAGTGGTCACGTGCCGCATTATACCGGACTTGAGCCGATCTGTGGGGCCGGGTGCATCATGCAAAGCTTGTTTATAA